From a single Sporosarcina oncorhynchi genomic region:
- a CDS encoding BCCT family transporter has protein sequence MHITKVFWYSIVICIAIVIWGFFAPDGLNESTVSATAFIYDYFGWFYIFVIIAMIGFCIYFMFSRFGKVKLGKDNDEPEFSLLAWFAMLFSAGMGIGLMFFTTAETISHAFISSPNATPGSDEAIIESLQYAMLHWGLHGWGLYSIVALVLAYFKFRVGAPGLISATLEPLFGEKIMRGPVGHIVDTLAIFATVVGVSSTLGFGSAQINSGLTYLFNAPKTLWFQLIILGVATVLFVMSAWSGIGRGIKYLSTVNILVAFVLLVLLFIVGPSTYILNLFTTSIGKYAGNFIEMSFELKPINGDQRQWINDWTIFYWAWWISWAPFVGMFIARVSKGRTIKQFIAGVLLAPTLVTFIFFSVFGGSALYLEQNGIAKLSTLVTETVTFGMFQHYPLGTVLSFITVFVIAIFFITSADSATFVLGMFSTGGQLNPSNIVKITWGLALALMAAIVMYSGGIKGFQNMLIISALPLSLIVTLMVISFYKVIQKNE, from the coding sequence TTGCATATTACAAAGGTATTTTGGTATTCGATAGTTATTTGTATAGCTATTGTAATTTGGGGATTTTTTGCCCCGGATGGTTTAAATGAGTCAACGGTATCTGCAACAGCCTTTATTTATGATTACTTTGGATGGTTTTACATATTTGTAATTATTGCTATGATTGGTTTTTGTATCTACTTTATGTTCTCTCGTTTCGGGAAGGTCAAGTTGGGAAAAGATAATGACGAACCCGAATTTAGTTTACTTGCATGGTTTGCTATGTTGTTTAGTGCGGGCATGGGCATTGGTCTTATGTTCTTTACAACAGCGGAAACCATTTCACATGCGTTCATCAGTTCGCCTAATGCAACCCCAGGGTCCGATGAGGCGATTATAGAATCCCTTCAATACGCGATGCTACACTGGGGACTCCATGGCTGGGGACTGTATAGTATTGTCGCGCTTGTTCTCGCTTACTTTAAATTTCGAGTGGGTGCGCCTGGTTTAATAAGCGCAACGCTTGAACCATTATTCGGCGAGAAAATTATGCGTGGTCCGGTTGGTCATATCGTAGATACGCTTGCGATTTTCGCAACAGTTGTCGGTGTTTCATCGACACTTGGATTTGGATCAGCACAAATTAACAGTGGATTGACGTATTTATTTAATGCACCTAAAACACTATGGTTCCAACTGATTATTCTCGGCGTTGCTACAGTCCTTTTTGTCATGTCAGCTTGGTCCGGAATTGGACGAGGCATCAAGTACTTGAGTACGGTCAACATACTCGTTGCATTTGTCCTCTTAGTCCTGTTGTTTATCGTCGGTCCGTCGACGTATATTTTAAATCTGTTTACAACATCGATTGGTAAATATGCGGGCAATTTTATTGAAATGAGTTTCGAATTAAAACCGATAAATGGTGATCAGCGGCAATGGATCAATGACTGGACGATATTTTATTGGGCATGGTGGATATCTTGGGCACCGTTCGTAGGCATGTTTATTGCACGTGTTTCCAAAGGTCGTACGATCAAGCAATTTATCGCTGGCGTATTACTGGCTCCTACACTCGTAACATTTATCTTTTTCTCCGTTTTTGGCGGGTCTGCATTATACTTAGAGCAAAATGGTATTGCCAAGCTCTCCACATTAGTTACAGAAACAGTCACATTCGGTATGTTTCAACATTATCCACTAGGAACAGTGTTGTCCTTCATTACGGTATTTGTTATTGCGATCTTCTTCATAACATCTGCGGATTCGGCAACTTTTGTACTAGGGATGTTTAGTACGGGTGGACAGTTAAACCCTTCAAATATTGTTAAAATCACTTGGGGATTAGCATTAGCTTTAATGGCTGCAATTGTCATGTACTCCGGAGGGATTAAAGGATTTCAAAATATGCTGATTATCTCGGCATTGCCGCTTTCCCTTATTGTCACTTTAATGGTCATATCGTTTTATAAAGTAATTCAAAAAAATGAATGA
- a CDS encoding 2OG-Fe(II) oxygenase: MTDRTIDIVAKIDEPLIVVLGNMLSDEECDELIRLSSDKMKRSKIGTTREENQLRTSSSMFIEESENLIVARIENRIATVMNIPIEHGEGLQILQYTPGQQYKAHHDFFSSTSSVTNNRISTLVMYLNDVEQGGETFFPHLNFSVSPRKGMAVYFEYFYDNPTLNDLTLHGGAPVEVGEKWVATQWMRKQKVR; this comes from the coding sequence ATGACAGATAGGACGATTGACATCGTCGCTAAAATAGACGAGCCATTGATTGTCGTTTTAGGCAATATGTTAAGCGATGAAGAATGCGATGAACTGATCAGATTGTCTTCGGATAAAATGAAACGTTCGAAAATCGGAACAACACGCGAAGAAAACCAGTTAAGAACAAGTAGCAGTATGTTTATTGAAGAAAGTGAAAACCTCATTGTTGCGAGAATCGAAAATAGAATCGCAACCGTTATGAATATACCAATTGAACACGGCGAAGGGCTTCAAATTTTGCAGTATACGCCTGGTCAGCAGTACAAAGCGCATCATGACTTCTTCTCTTCAACTAGCAGCGTAACAAACAATCGGATTAGCACACTCGTTATGTATTTAAATGATGTAGAACAAGGCGGAGAGACATTCTTCCCACACCTCAACTTTTCTGTTTCGCCTCGTAAAGGGATGGCGGTGTACTTCGAGTATTTCTATGACAATCCAACGTTGAATGATTTAACGTTACACGGTGGAGCACCTGTTGAAGTTGGCGAGAAGTGGGTCGCGACGCAGTGGATGAGGAAGCAAAAAGTACGGTGA
- a CDS encoding amidohydrolase family protein, whose translation MAEAKHYIVKNGTIIDVENGGAFIGAIEIEGTTIKRIYKVVENLPESIPTIDATGTYIIPGLIDMHCHIRDQFAPHFLASGVTTVRNAAGNVWMIEDLLDAPLDAPTPRVFSADRMIDGEPGLWGPTSFGNFVTEDPEAARQEVRRQAAAGVHFIKIYGLANREVIQATVEEARKFDLEVACDLIHSQKVSALEAAELGVTWFEHASGFVQALYPGWYPTADQAEWGHIDWDSPDEQMIKELCEQMLRYNVKLCPTLVCIDQSIQYPDFWYPENAVINSLENHDILMSHWQSMEGDIDGIQQQLCQQHTFTKLVAKTYFELGGTVVAGTDTPALLYTFPGMALHRELELFNEIGMTEMETLQAATIHAARSINLQNIGAIKEGYIADLVVLNENPLEAIQHTKEIQCIIKGGKLYSQEEILKYIPSKEELEKQMVEFEKRWEAEMGLVDVSN comes from the coding sequence ATGGCTGAAGCAAAACATTATATTGTGAAAAACGGTACGATTATCGATGTGGAAAATGGGGGGGCTTTCATTGGGGCAATTGAAATTGAAGGGACAACGATAAAGAGGATTTACAAGGTGGTTGAAAATTTGCCAGAATCCATTCCGACAATCGATGCGACAGGCACTTATATCATCCCTGGTCTCATCGATATGCATTGTCATATCCGAGACCAGTTTGCACCCCATTTCTTAGCGTCAGGTGTGACGACCGTTCGGAATGCAGCGGGTAATGTATGGATGATTGAGGATTTGCTCGATGCGCCGTTAGATGCACCGACGCCTCGTGTCTTTTCGGCAGATCGGATGATCGACGGAGAACCAGGGCTGTGGGGGCCGACAAGTTTCGGGAACTTCGTTACAGAAGATCCTGAAGCAGCTCGACAAGAAGTGAGAAGACAGGCAGCCGCTGGTGTTCACTTCATTAAGATCTATGGCTTAGCCAATCGAGAAGTTATACAGGCAACAGTTGAAGAAGCGCGGAAATTCGATTTGGAAGTGGCTTGCGATTTGATTCATTCCCAAAAAGTAAGTGCGTTGGAAGCGGCGGAGTTAGGTGTTACGTGGTTCGAGCATGCTTCAGGGTTTGTGCAGGCACTCTATCCCGGCTGGTATCCAACTGCTGATCAAGCAGAATGGGGGCATATCGATTGGGATAGTCCTGACGAGCAAATGATCAAAGAACTTTGTGAGCAGATGCTACGATACAACGTGAAGCTCTGTCCGACGCTTGTCTGCATCGATCAGTCAATACAGTATCCAGACTTCTGGTATCCGGAAAATGCAGTTATAAATTCACTTGAAAATCATGATATTTTAATGAGCCATTGGCAGAGCATGGAAGGGGACATAGACGGCATTCAACAGCAACTTTGTCAGCAGCATACATTTACCAAACTTGTCGCGAAAACCTATTTTGAACTTGGCGGCACGGTTGTAGCGGGGACGGATACACCCGCGCTTCTCTACACTTTCCCTGGCATGGCGCTGCATCGAGAGTTGGAGCTGTTCAATGAAATCGGCATGACCGAAATGGAAACGCTACAGGCGGCGACAATCCATGCGGCCCGATCCATAAACCTTCAAAACATTGGAGCAATCAAAGAAGGGTACATCGCCGATCTCGTCGTGTTGAATGAAAATCCGCTTGAAGCGATCCAACATACGAAAGAAATCCAGTGCATTATAAAAGGCGGGAAACTGTATAGCCAAGAAGAAATCCTAAAGTATATTCCATCGAAAGAGGAATTGGAAAAGCAAATGGTGGAATTCGAAAAGAGATGGGAAGCTGAGATGGGGCTAGTAGATGTTAGCAATTAA
- a CDS encoding YdhK family protein, producing MKKHLFLLSLAAVIGLSGCGKNTTGEKNEDVSNEPQQEDMEMDMNHSGSGEVPATLKVAENPTYPVGSEAIIETDHMPGMKGAVATIVGAYDTTAYAITYTPVTGGEKVTNHKWVIQEEMKDAGDRTLEPGAEVTVEADHMKGMEGAEAVIDLAEDTTVYMIDYTPTSGGEAVTNHKWVTESELSAK from the coding sequence ATGAAGAAACATCTATTTTTACTTAGTCTCGCGGCGGTTATCGGATTAAGTGGTTGTGGGAAAAATACAACCGGCGAGAAAAATGAGGACGTCAGTAATGAGCCACAACAAGAAGATATGGAAATGGATATGAACCATTCAGGTTCTGGTGAAGTTCCTGCAACGTTGAAAGTAGCTGAAAATCCAACGTATCCTGTTGGAAGTGAAGCAATTATAGAGACTGATCATATGCCAGGAATGAAAGGTGCAGTCGCAACCATTGTAGGTGCTTATGATACGACAGCCTACGCGATTACCTATACCCCTGTAACTGGCGGAGAGAAAGTTACCAATCATAAATGGGTAATTCAAGAAGAGATGAAGGATGCTGGTGATAGGACGTTGGAGCCGGGAGCTGAGGTCACTGTAGAGGCGGATCATATGAAAGGGATGGAAGGCGCAGAAGCTGTAATTGATTTGGCTGAAGATACGACAGTCTATATGATTGATTACACACCAACTTCTGGTGGCGAAGCAGTTACCAATCATAAATGGGTAACGGAAAGTGAACTGTCGGCGAAATAA
- a CDS encoding helix-turn-helix domain-containing protein — protein sequence MIAYGETVRQIREQKGLTMKVVADGICSISFLSKFERGDSDITLGLFTRVLDKLMMSFDEFLFVHNEFQPRQLEQFFKSIGNAYKRGDKDALRKLKEQETKNSKQSGVEMYQYHVLMLQMYESIIDNKAMDEEVHKEDIQRLADYFFGVEVWGHYEFMLYNATMFFLETEMVLQLSRTAYEKSIRYQEFQKVNEVIGTILMNTITYLLGPVNQFTNEMRFQAELNEFFSYLNALSIPEHKLFERANLLELKGAYKLRMGEKERGTAMIHKAIHIYTELGAVGLADRMGNYLDHIIAYQKTGSQ from the coding sequence ATGATAGCTTACGGGGAAACAGTACGACAAATTCGGGAACAAAAAGGACTGACAATGAAGGTAGTGGCAGATGGGATTTGCTCGATTTCATTTCTATCAAAATTTGAGCGCGGCGATTCCGATATAACGCTTGGGCTGTTTACAAGAGTGTTAGACAAACTGATGATGAGTTTTGATGAATTTTTGTTCGTGCATAACGAGTTTCAGCCACGCCAGCTCGAACAGTTCTTCAAATCCATCGGCAACGCCTACAAGCGAGGTGACAAAGATGCCTTAAGGAAATTAAAAGAGCAGGAAACGAAAAATTCGAAACAATCTGGCGTGGAGATGTACCAGTATCATGTTTTGATGTTACAAATGTATGAAAGTATCATCGACAACAAAGCGATGGATGAAGAAGTACACAAAGAGGATATTCAAAGATTGGCAGATTACTTCTTCGGCGTAGAAGTGTGGGGGCATTATGAATTCATGCTCTATAATGCGACGATGTTTTTTCTCGAAACAGAAATGGTGCTTCAGCTTTCTCGGACAGCATACGAAAAAAGCATCCGGTACCAAGAGTTTCAAAAGGTGAACGAAGTCATTGGTACGATCCTCATGAATACAATCACGTATCTATTAGGACCTGTCAATCAATTCACAAACGAAATGCGATTTCAAGCGGAATTGAACGAGTTCTTTTCCTATCTTAACGCTTTATCGATTCCCGAACATAAATTATTCGAACGAGCGAACTTGTTGGAGCTGAAAGGTGCCTATAAATTGCGAATGGGCGAAAAAGAACGGGGTACCGCGATGATTCATAAAGCGATTCATATCTATACAGAATTAGGCGCTGTCGGGCTAGCAGATCGGATGGGGAATTATTTGGATCATATCATAGCCTATCAAAAAACGGGTTCCCAGTAA
- a CDS encoding spore coat protein, with amino-acid sequence MSNHHDYNSEYEYCNSRSRSNWSALNCESEHPVASTRNVNSHTGADAELNSDIDQSSNELIVIRDSCNISVSTTDTQIAVSLQAALQVAIAIVIHISIADASRAERVTAELMERAQIRQTNRQKLIIVNSRDVEVTTVDTDVAVSLQLLLQILLALIVQLEIL; translated from the coding sequence ATGAGTAATCACCATGATTATAATTCAGAATATGAGTATTGCAATTCACGTTCACGAAGTAATTGGTCTGCTTTGAATTGTGAATCCGAGCACCCTGTTGCTTCAACGAGAAACGTCAACTCGCACACCGGGGCAGATGCTGAACTAAACTCGGACATCGACCAGAGCTCGAACGAATTAATTGTCATTCGTGACTCGTGCAACATTAGCGTCAGCACGACTGATACACAAATCGCGGTATCACTGCAAGCTGCCCTTCAAGTAGCAATTGCGATCGTCATCCATATATCGATTGCAGATGCATCAAGAGCAGAGCGTGTGACAGCTGAATTAATGGAAAGAGCACAAATCCGGCAGACCAATCGTCAAAAATTGATTATCGTGAATTCCCGCGATGTCGAAGTGACAACGGTAGATACCGATGTAGCAGTTTCCTTGCAGCTATTGTTGCAAATTCTTCTAGCGTTAATTGTACAGTTGGAAATTCTTTAA
- a CDS encoding four-helix bundle copper-binding protein, whose protein sequence is MNTKYADALKMILECLKECNTCFDACLKEDDVKMMAECIRLDRECADVCAFAAQAVTRNSPFTNKVLELCAEVCDRCAQACEKHEHDHCKRCAASCRQCAETCRQAVA, encoded by the coding sequence ATGAATACTAAATATGCAGATGCTCTAAAGATGATTTTGGAATGCTTGAAGGAATGCAATACTTGTTTCGATGCATGCCTAAAAGAAGATGATGTTAAGATGATGGCTGAGTGCATTCGATTGGACAGAGAATGTGCCGATGTTTGTGCTTTCGCTGCGCAAGCGGTCACTCGTAACAGCCCATTCACGAATAAAGTTTTAGAGCTTTGTGCTGAGGTTTGTGACCGTTGTGCACAAGCGTGTGAGAAGCATGAACATGACCATTGTAAACGTTGTGCAGCATCTTGCCGACAATGTGCGGAAACTTGTCGTCAAGCGGTGGCGTAA
- a CDS encoding transglycosylase domain-containing protein: MKDTEHEQKQESSDAGKKWGRFKKPVRILFFGLLIVAISGLILLNIFITTSDVSKLEEPEPRPTFIYDENGEVVSKISNSNIEGVSLNNMPKELIDAVISVEDQQFNKHRGINYFGIARAFTENLFKGKVVAGGSTITQQLTKNVFLSQERTYSRKFKEFILAKKIERTYSKDAIMERYLNQIYFGEGAWGVQRAAHIYFGKDVSELTLSESATLAGVIKAPTHLSPYKNMEKSVERRNIVLALMKSEKYISQAEYDEAIGQDIHLADSTRMNYSGKYPYYIEQVVEEAINTYNLTKNEVLSGGLHIYTAINPVIQEALEEVYNDDRNFPESTPDQLLQSASVFLDPKTGGISALVGGRGEYTYGRFNNATKLIRQPGSTLKPLAVYTAALEQGYRISDLLVDEPIDIDGYSPKNFDRQYRGQVTMYDAVAQSYNIPPVWLLHNIGIEKGVQAVERFGIPLEENDHTLGLALGGLHKGTSPLRMAQAFSAYPNDGVMMEAHAIVEIRNSEGEVLGKWREQSTAVTEAEVAQQMTFMLNGAVEEGTAKKAQVSGLEVAGKTGTTQLPFTGVDGSKDHWFVGYTPDIVGAVWLGYDQTDVDHYLTSTSSFTAPPIFAQVLSQSMSELPTKKFDLPFIADYKEELEKQKEKLKDKERKEEKKKKKQEKKEAREQKKKEKKAEKERRKKEKENKKREKEQKKEKKKKEKDD; encoded by the coding sequence ATGAAAGACACGGAACATGAGCAAAAACAGGAAAGTTCGGATGCCGGAAAAAAGTGGGGACGTTTTAAAAAGCCTGTCCGCATACTATTCTTTGGGTTACTCATTGTAGCTATATCCGGCTTGATCCTCCTAAATATTTTTATTACGACTAGTGATGTAAGTAAACTTGAAGAACCCGAACCAAGACCGACGTTTATTTATGATGAAAACGGAGAGGTCGTTAGTAAAATTTCGAACTCGAACATTGAAGGTGTATCGCTAAACAATATGCCAAAAGAGTTGATTGACGCAGTCATTTCCGTTGAGGACCAACAATTTAACAAACATCGTGGCATTAACTACTTTGGGATTGCGCGTGCATTTACTGAGAACTTGTTCAAAGGGAAGGTTGTTGCGGGTGGAAGTACGATTACGCAACAGCTTACAAAGAATGTGTTTTTATCGCAAGAACGCACGTATTCGCGGAAATTCAAAGAATTCATATTGGCGAAAAAGATTGAGCGAACGTATTCAAAAGATGCCATTATGGAACGCTACCTCAATCAAATCTATTTTGGGGAAGGTGCCTGGGGAGTTCAACGCGCAGCGCACATCTATTTTGGAAAAGATGTAAGTGAGTTGACGTTAAGTGAAAGTGCGACATTAGCAGGAGTCATTAAAGCACCAACACATCTATCTCCTTATAAAAACATGGAAAAGTCAGTCGAACGACGCAATATTGTTTTAGCATTAATGAAAAGTGAAAAGTATATTAGTCAAGCGGAGTATGATGAAGCAATCGGACAAGACATTCATTTAGCGGATTCAACGAGGATGAATTATAGTGGGAAGTATCCATATTATATTGAACAAGTCGTTGAAGAGGCTATCAACACGTACAACTTAACGAAAAATGAAGTCCTCTCTGGCGGATTACATATCTACACAGCGATAAATCCTGTCATCCAAGAAGCGCTTGAAGAGGTCTATAACGATGATCGCAATTTTCCTGAAAGTACACCCGACCAACTCCTTCAAAGTGCTTCCGTTTTCTTGGATCCTAAAACGGGTGGAATATCTGCATTGGTTGGCGGCAGGGGAGAGTATACGTATGGACGGTTTAATAATGCGACAAAACTTATTAGACAACCTGGATCGACCTTAAAACCACTTGCCGTCTACACGGCTGCGCTCGAGCAAGGCTATCGAATTTCTGATTTGCTCGTTGATGAACCGATTGACATAGATGGGTATTCTCCAAAAAACTTCGATCGGCAATATAGAGGGCAAGTGACAATGTACGATGCCGTCGCTCAATCGTATAATATTCCTCCCGTTTGGCTTTTGCATAACATTGGGATTGAAAAAGGGGTTCAAGCCGTAGAACGGTTCGGCATCCCATTGGAAGAAAATGATCATACGCTTGGTCTCGCTTTAGGAGGCTTACACAAAGGAACGTCACCTTTACGAATGGCCCAAGCGTTTTCCGCATATCCAAACGATGGAGTTATGATGGAAGCCCATGCGATTGTAGAAATAAGAAATTCAGAAGGCGAAGTACTAGGGAAGTGGCGCGAACAGTCTACAGCTGTTACTGAAGCCGAAGTGGCCCAGCAAATGACATTTATGTTGAACGGAGCTGTCGAGGAAGGCACAGCGAAGAAAGCCCAAGTGTCAGGTTTAGAAGTGGCGGGTAAAACAGGTACTACCCAGTTACCATTTACAGGCGTGGATGGTTCAAAGGATCATTGGTTCGTCGGCTATACACCAGACATCGTAGGTGCAGTTTGGTTAGGGTATGATCAAACCGATGTCGACCACTATTTAACGTCGACTAGTAGTTTTACAGCACCGCCCATTTTTGCACAAGTCCTCTCACAATCAATGAGTGAATTGCCTACGAAGAAATTCGACTTGCCTTTCATCGCGGACTATAAAGAAGAGCTAGAGAAACAAAAGGAAAAGTTGAAAGATAAAGAACGTAAGGAAGAAAAGAAGAAAAAGAAACAGGAGAAGAAAGAAGCGAGAGAACAGAAAAAGAAAGAGAAGAAAGCCGAGAAGGAAAGGAGGAAAAAAGAGAAAGAAAACAAAAAACGTGAGAAAGAACAGAAGAAAGAAAAAAAGAAGAAAGAGAAAGATGACTAA